GCTGCTTAAAGATTTTATTCTTCTTGTTAAGAACCAGTTTTCTACCAAAGTAAAAATTTTGAGATCAGACAATGGTTCTGAGTTTTTTAACACTTTATCCACTAATTTCTTAAAGACCAAAGGGATTATTCACCAAAGTAGTTGTGTTCatactccacaacaaaatggagttgtgGAGAGGAAACATAGGCATCTCCTAGAAGTAGCAAGGGCTATTAGGTTTCAGGCTAGTATGCCCATCAAGTTCTGGGGTGACTGTATACTTACAGCCACTTATATTATCAATAGGCTTCCTAGTACTGTCCTGAATAACATTTCACCTTGTGAAGTTTTTCATGGTACACCACCCATTCTGTCTCATTTGAGAACTTTTGGGTGTCTTTNNNNNNNNNNNNNNNNNNNNNNNNNNNNNNNNNNNNNNNNNNNNNNNNNNNNNNNNNNNNNNNNNNNNNNNNNNNNNNNNNNNNNNNNNNNNNNNNNNNNNNNNNNNNNNNNNNNNNNNNNNNNNNNNNNNNNNNNNNNNNNNNNNNNNNNNNNNNNNNNNNNNNNNNNNNNNNNNNNNNNNNNNNNNNNNNNNNNNNNNNNNNNNNNNNNNNNNNNNNNNNNNNNNNNNNNNNNNNNNNNNNNNNNNNNNNNNNNNNNNNNNNNNNNNNNNNNNNNNNNNNNNNNNNNNNNNNNNNNNNNNNNNNNNNNNNNNNNNNNNNNNNNNNNNNNNNNNNNNNNNNNNNNNNNNNNNNNNNNNNNNNNNNNNNNNNNNNNNNNNNNNNNNNNNNNNNNNNNNNNNNNNNNNNNNNNNNNNNNNNNNNNNNNNNNNNNNNNNNNNNNNNNNNNNNNNNNNNNNNNNNNNNNNNNNNNNNNNNNNNNNNNNNNNNNNNNNNNNNNNNNNNNNNNNNNNNNNNNNNNNNNNNNNNNNNNNNNNNNNNNNNNNNNNNNNNNNNNNNNNNNNNNNNNNNNNNNNNNNNNNNNNNNNNNNNNNNNNNNNNNNNNNNNNNNNNNNNNNNNNNNNNNNNNNNNNNNNNNNNNNNNNNNNNNNNNNNNNNNNNNNNNNNNNNNNNNNNNNNNNNNNNNNNNNNNNNNNNNNNNNNNNNNNNNNNNNNNNNNNNNNNNNNNNNNNNNNNNNNNNNNNNNNNNNNNNNNNNNNNNNNNNNNNNNNNNNNNNNNNNNNNNNNNNNNNNNNNNNNNNNNNNNNNNNNNNNNNNNNNNNNNNNNNNNNNNNNNNNNNNNNNNNNNNNNNNNNNNNNNNNNNNNNNNNNNNNNNNNNNNNNNNNNNNNNNNNNNNNNNNNNNNNNNNNNNNNNNNNNNNNNNNNNNNNNNNNNNNNNNNNNNNNNNNNNNNNNNNNNNNNNNNNNNNNNNNNNNNNNNCAAAGGTATGCAGGCTACTCAAATCCTTATATGGTCTGAAACAGGCTTCTAGACAGTGGAACCTGAAATTGACACAAGCTTTAACAGATTCTGGTTTCACACAGAGCAAGAATGATTATTCTCTTTTCACAAAAACAGCTAATAACAAGCTAGTATTGGTTCTTGTTTATGTGGACGACTTGCTTGTTACAGGGTCTGATCTACAAGAAATCAATAGAGCTAAGCTTGAGTTGCATAAAAACTTCAAAATGAAGGACCTAGGAGAACTGAGGTATTTTCTGGGAATTGAAATTGCAAGGTCAAGTGAGGGAATCCTCATATCACAAAGGAAGTATGCTCTGGAAATGATCTCAGAGACTGGATTGAGTGGTTCAAAGCCTAAGTGGACACCAATGGAGCAAAACATGAAACTAACTAGTAGTGAGTATGATCTTAAATTCTCTGAAAAATCTGAGGATGTTCTTTTGGAGGACAGGAGTGTCT
This genomic window from Solanum stenotomum isolate F172 unplaced genomic scaffold, ASM1918654v1 scaffold17363, whole genome shotgun sequence contains:
- the LOC125850466 gene encoding uncharacterized mitochondrial protein AtMg00810-like; this translates as ASRQWNLKLTQALTDSGFTQSKNDYSLFTKTANNKLVLVLVYVDDLLVTGSDLQEINRAKLELHKNFKMKDLGELRYFLGIEIARSSEGILISQRKYALEMISETGLSGSKPKWTPMEQNMKLTSSEYDLKFSEKSEDVLLEDRSVYQRLVGKLLYLTVTRPDISYAVQSLSQFMHAPKRSHYEAALHVVKYIKSQPGLGLLMSSRGDEKVEAYCDSDWASCPMSR